A single genomic interval of Romboutsia ilealis harbors:
- the uppS gene encoding polyprenyl diphosphate synthase — protein sequence MRIPKHVGIIPDGNRRWAQNKGMTKDKGYENGLDPGIEAYRACRDMGVEEVTFYGFTTDNTKRPSIQTKAFTDACIKAAHILNDEGASLLVIGNTKSPMFPKELLPFTNRTKGKDGQIKANILVNYGWHWDLNTLADAQNVNKNNIQNHIQSFDISRLDLIIRWGGRRRLSGFLPVQSIYADFYILDEYWPDFNKNHVLEAFKWYNTQDVTLGG from the coding sequence ATGAGAATACCAAAACATGTAGGTATAATTCCGGATGGAAATAGAAGATGGGCACAAAATAAGGGAATGACTAAAGACAAAGGATATGAAAATGGACTTGATCCAGGCATTGAAGCATATAGAGCATGTAGAGATATGGGAGTAGAGGAAGTTACATTTTATGGATTTACTACAGATAATACTAAAAGACCATCTATTCAGACTAAAGCTTTTACAGATGCATGTATAAAAGCTGCTCATATATTAAATGATGAAGGGGCATCTCTTTTAGTAATAGGAAATACTAAATCTCCAATGTTTCCAAAAGAATTATTACCATTTACAAATAGGACAAAAGGAAAAGATGGACAAATAAAGGCTAACATATTAGTAAACTATGGATGGCATTGGGATTTAAATACATTAGCAGATGCACAAAATGTAAATAAAAATAATATACAAAATCATATACAATCATTTGATATATCAAGATTAGACTTGATTATAAGATGGGGAGGAAGAAGACGATTAAGTGGATTTTTACCTGTTCAATCAATTTATGCAGATTTTTATATATTAGATGAATATTGGCCAGATTTTAATAAAAATCATGTGTTAGAAGCATTTAAATGGTATAATACACAAGATGTTACATTAGGTGGATAA
- a CDS encoding DUF4358 domain-containing protein, producing MKKLIALFSLVLTLGLVGCSSKSEVKDIPVSDIKSAINNETLLPIQPIFDIDAKEFYVFENVKDDIKEGFVLQAMINVKLQDVFVVKTDNVEKVKKAIEEYKTNNLRSFSDGYGGEENATAVADSILESVGDYVYFIATNNAKDIESKILEMIK from the coding sequence ATGAAAAAATTAATAGCTTTATTCTCATTAGTTTTAACATTAGGACTTGTTGGATGTTCATCTAAGTCTGAAGTTAAAGATATACCAGTTTCTGATATAAAATCAGCAATAAATAATGAAACACTTTTACCTATTCAACCTATATTTGATATAGATGCAAAAGAATTTTATGTATTTGAAAATGTTAAAGATGATATAAAAGAAGGCTTTGTTTTACAAGCTATGATAAATGTAAAATTACAAGATGTATTCGTAGTTAAAACAGATAATGTTGAAAAAGTAAAAAAAGCAATAGAAGAGTATAAAACTAACAATTTAAGAAGTTTCTCTGATGGATACGGAGGAGAAGAAAATGCAACTGCTGTTGCTGATTCTATACTTGAAAGTGTTGGTGATTATGTTTATTTTATAGCTACTAATAATGCTAAGGATATAGAATCAAAAATATTAGAAATGATCAAATAG
- a CDS encoding N-acetylmuramoyl-L-alanine amidase family protein, producing MARRRNNRSSRRNKKRKINKIKLSVLIIIIILFIAGTFKLTQGAILAIQNINDNKQKTSVKESSENDNETLQTEVDKNINKKYTILIDPGHGGNDKGTIANDKVTFEKDITLKIGALVAQKLTKQKDVQVIISRNEDKYVSLADRAKLANEQNVDALVSIHLNGQTGGSDATGLEVYYTKEKDDDSYELAKQIQETITSYIDVRDRGVKSDRFQVLLQSKMPAVLVECGFLTNNEEVKKLKDEEYQNDLAEGITQGILTYIDENMKK from the coding sequence ATGGCTAGAAGAAGAAATAATAGAAGTAGTAGACGAAATAAAAAACGAAAAATAAATAAAATAAAATTATCAGTATTAATTATAATAATTATACTATTTATAGCTGGGACTTTTAAGTTAACACAAGGTGCTATTTTAGCGATTCAAAATATAAATGATAATAAACAAAAAACATCTGTTAAAGAGAGTTCGGAAAATGATAATGAAACTTTACAGACAGAAGTAGATAAAAATATAAATAAAAAATATACAATACTTATAGATCCAGGTCATGGAGGAAATGATAAAGGAACTATAGCCAATGATAAAGTAACATTTGAAAAAGATATAACATTAAAAATTGGGGCATTAGTAGCTCAAAAATTAACAAAACAAAAAGATGTACAAGTTATAATATCAAGAAATGAAGATAAATATGTAAGTTTAGCCGATAGAGCTAAGCTTGCTAATGAGCAAAATGTAGACGCGCTAGTATCTATACATCTAAATGGTCAAACTGGCGGAAGTGATGCAACTGGATTAGAAGTATATTATACAAAAGAAAAAGATGATGATTCATATGAACTTGCAAAACAAATTCAGGAGACTATAACTTCATATATAGATGTAAGAGATAGAGGTGTAAAATCAGATAGATTTCAGGTATTACTACAAAGTAAAATGCCAGCAGTATTAGTTGAATGTGGTTTTTTAACTAATAATGAAGAAGTTAAAAAGTTAAAAGATGAAGAATATCAAAATGATTTAGCAGAGGGAATAACTCAAGGTATACTTACATACATAGATGAAAATATGAAAAAGTAA